The proteins below come from a single Ailuropoda melanoleuca isolate Jingjing chromosome 1, ASM200744v2, whole genome shotgun sequence genomic window:
- the LOC105240942 gene encoding keratin-associated protein 13-1: MSYSCCSGNFSSRSLGGYLRYPASSCGFSCPSNLVYRTDPCSASTCQVSSAPSSGCQETCCEPTSCQTSCVVARPCQTSCDRPRTSTLCSPCQTTCSGSVGIGSSSCRSLGYGSRSGYSLGCGSRGFRSLGYGVCGFPSLRYGSRFCRPTYFASRSCQSSCYRPACGSGFYTSTC, from the coding sequence ATGTCCTACAGCTGCTGCTCTGGAAACTTCTCCTCTCGCTCCCTTGGGGGCTACCTGCGCTACCCAGCCTCCTCCTGTGGCTTTTCCTGCCCCAGCAACCTGGTCTACCGCACTGACCCCTGCTCTGCCAGCACCTGCCAGGTGAGCTCTGCTCCCTCCAGTGGCTGTCAGGAGACCTGCTGTGAGCCCACCAGCTGCCAGACATCCTGTGTGGTGGCCAGACCTTGCCAGACGTCCTGCGACCGCCCAAGGACCTCCACGCTCTGCAGTCCCTGCCAGACGACTTGCTCTGGGTCTGTGGGCATTGGGTCCAGCAGCTGCCGTTCCCTGGGCTATGGCTCCAGAAGCGGCTACTCCCTGGGCTGTGGATCCCGGGGCTTTAGATCGCTGGGTTACGGAGTCTGTGGCTTCCCTTCTCTGCGCTATGGATCCAGATTCTGCCGCCCCACCTACTTCGCCTCCAGAAGCTGCCAGTCGTCATGTTACAGACCAGCCTGTGGATCTGGCTTCTATACATCAACTTGTTGA